One genomic segment of Coffea arabica cultivar ET-39 chromosome 6e, Coffea Arabica ET-39 HiFi, whole genome shotgun sequence includes these proteins:
- the LOC113697008 gene encoding polyadenylate-binding protein 8-like isoform X2: protein MTGLRSSGSGLPALYVWTLADTVTVPDVHRLFLVCVAIRTEIFCDSIIGRYALVSFAKKEHADLAMNKLASATLHGRPIQMMDCHPCTKMSGLVPDTLFVRNLPDRADIELLEYLFFKYGKIWYINIPRRPDGQSADYGFVQFDSDEPCRAAIEEMNGYEVLGLRLRVDPYYLDPEKKIFELDSAKPCDGYSQDAADVVCAVRNVLAQQINTGASKGKLLPQIAKVDAAGAFTDCGTDALPPMGNVLIEELSSHVADRLASLPLTDSMFS from the exons ATGACTGGTCTTCGATCGTCTGGTTCAGGGCTGCCGGCGCTTTATGTTTGGACTTTGGCCGATACCGTGACGGTACCGGATGTTCATCGCCTCTTCCTCGTGTGTGTCGCGATTAGGACTGAGATTTTCTGTGACTCCATAATTGGCCGCTATGCCCTGGTTTCCTTTGCGAAGAAAGAACATG CTGATTTGGCAATGAACAAGCTGGCCTCTGCTACCCTCCACGGAAGGCCTATCCAAATGATGGATTGTCATCCATGTACTAAAATGTCTGGGCTGGTTCCTGACACGTTGTTTGTGAGG AACTTGCCAGACAGGGCTGACATTGAACTTTTGGAATACCTATTTTTCAAATACGGAAAGATTTGGTATATCAATATCCCAAGACGTCCTGATGGTCAATCAGCCGACTATGGCTTTGTTCAATTTGACAGTGATGAACCTTGTCGAGCAGCTATTGAGGAGATGAATGGCTATGAAGTGCTTGGACTGAGGCTGCGTGTGGACCCTTATTATCTAGACCCtgagaagaaaatttttgagCTGGACAGTGCAAAACCCTGTGATGGTTATTCACAAGATGCAGCTGACGTGGTTTGTGCTGTTCGGAATGTGCTTGCTCAACAGATAAACACGGGTGCAAGCAAG GGAAAATTGCTGCCGCAGATTGCGAAAGTGGATGCTGCTGGTGCGTTTACTGATTGTGGGACAGATGCATTGCCGCCCATGGGGAATGTTTTGATTGAAGAGCTTTCAAGCCATGTTGCTGATCGGTTGGCATCATTACCCTTGACTGATAGCATGTTTTCCTAA
- the LOC113697008 gene encoding polyadenylate-binding protein 8-like isoform X5, protein MTGLRSSGSGLPALYVWTLADTVTVPDVHRLFLVCVAIRTEIFCDSIIGRYALVSFAKKEHADLAMNKLASATLHGRPIQMMDCHPCTKMSGLVPDTLFVRNLPDRADIELLEYLFFKYGKIWYINIPRRPDGQSADYGFVQFDSDEPCRAAIEEMNGYEVLGLRLRVDPYYLDPEKKIFELDSAKPCDGYSQDAADVVCAVRNVLAQQINTGASKMEHGRNHFKEIRRRVELEGSK, encoded by the exons ATGACTGGTCTTCGATCGTCTGGTTCAGGGCTGCCGGCGCTTTATGTTTGGACTTTGGCCGATACCGTGACGGTACCGGATGTTCATCGCCTCTTCCTCGTGTGTGTCGCGATTAGGACTGAGATTTTCTGTGACTCCATAATTGGCCGCTATGCCCTGGTTTCCTTTGCGAAGAAAGAACATG CTGATTTGGCAATGAACAAGCTGGCCTCTGCTACCCTCCACGGAAGGCCTATCCAAATGATGGATTGTCATCCATGTACTAAAATGTCTGGGCTGGTTCCTGACACGTTGTTTGTGAGG AACTTGCCAGACAGGGCTGACATTGAACTTTTGGAATACCTATTTTTCAAATACGGAAAGATTTGGTATATCAATATCCCAAGACGTCCTGATGGTCAATCAGCCGACTATGGCTTTGTTCAATTTGACAGTGATGAACCTTGTCGAGCAGCTATTGAGGAGATGAATGGCTATGAAGTGCTTGGACTGAGGCTGCGTGTGGACCCTTATTATCTAGACCCtgagaagaaaatttttgagCTGGACAGTGCAAAACCCTGTGATGGTTATTCACAAGATGCAGCTGACGTGGTTTGTGCTGTTCGGAATGTGCTTGCTCAACAGATAAACACGGGTGCAAGCAAG ATGGAACATGGAAGAAACCACTTTAAAGAAATTAGAAGAAGAGTTGAGTTGGAGGGTTCAAAATAA
- the LOC113697008 gene encoding polyadenylate-binding protein 8-like isoform X4 encodes MTGLRSSGSGLPALYVWTLADTVTVPDVHRLFLVCVAIRTEIFCDSIIGRYALVSFAKKEHADLAMNKLASATLHGRPIQMMDCHPCTKMSGLVPDTLFVRNLPDRADIELLEYLFFKYGKIWYINIPRRPDGQSADYGFVQFDSDEPCRAAIEEMNGYEVLGLRLRVDPYYLDPEKKIFELDSAKPCDGYSQDAADVVCAVRNVLAQQINTGASKSKLLLLLNHPFIIRQPHVVREKR; translated from the exons ATGACTGGTCTTCGATCGTCTGGTTCAGGGCTGCCGGCGCTTTATGTTTGGACTTTGGCCGATACCGTGACGGTACCGGATGTTCATCGCCTCTTCCTCGTGTGTGTCGCGATTAGGACTGAGATTTTCTGTGACTCCATAATTGGCCGCTATGCCCTGGTTTCCTTTGCGAAGAAAGAACATG CTGATTTGGCAATGAACAAGCTGGCCTCTGCTACCCTCCACGGAAGGCCTATCCAAATGATGGATTGTCATCCATGTACTAAAATGTCTGGGCTGGTTCCTGACACGTTGTTTGTGAGG AACTTGCCAGACAGGGCTGACATTGAACTTTTGGAATACCTATTTTTCAAATACGGAAAGATTTGGTATATCAATATCCCAAGACGTCCTGATGGTCAATCAGCCGACTATGGCTTTGTTCAATTTGACAGTGATGAACCTTGTCGAGCAGCTATTGAGGAGATGAATGGCTATGAAGTGCTTGGACTGAGGCTGCGTGTGGACCCTTATTATCTAGACCCtgagaagaaaatttttgagCTGGACAGTGCAAAACCCTGTGATGGTTATTCACAAGATGCAGCTGACGTGGTTTGTGCTGTTCGGAATGTGCTTGCTCAACAGATAAACACGGGTGCAAGCAAG TCGAAGCTGTTGCTGTTACTGAACCACCCTTTCATCATCAGGCAGCCTCATGTAGTAAgagagaaaaggtga
- the LOC113697008 gene encoding polyadenylate-binding protein 8-like isoform X3, protein MTGLRSSGSGLPALYVWTLADTVTVPDVHRLFLVCVAIRTEIFCDSIIGRYALVSFAKKEHADLAMNKLASATLHGRPIQMMDCHPCTKMSGLVPDTLFVRNLPDRADIELLEYLFFKYGKIWYINIPRRPDGQSADYGFVQFDSDEPCRAAIEEMNGYEVLGLRLRVDPYYLDPEKKIFELDSAKPCDGYSQDAADVVCAVRNVLAQQINTGASKAASCSKREKVKKMEHGRNHFKEIRRRVELEGSK, encoded by the exons ATGACTGGTCTTCGATCGTCTGGTTCAGGGCTGCCGGCGCTTTATGTTTGGACTTTGGCCGATACCGTGACGGTACCGGATGTTCATCGCCTCTTCCTCGTGTGTGTCGCGATTAGGACTGAGATTTTCTGTGACTCCATAATTGGCCGCTATGCCCTGGTTTCCTTTGCGAAGAAAGAACATG CTGATTTGGCAATGAACAAGCTGGCCTCTGCTACCCTCCACGGAAGGCCTATCCAAATGATGGATTGTCATCCATGTACTAAAATGTCTGGGCTGGTTCCTGACACGTTGTTTGTGAGG AACTTGCCAGACAGGGCTGACATTGAACTTTTGGAATACCTATTTTTCAAATACGGAAAGATTTGGTATATCAATATCCCAAGACGTCCTGATGGTCAATCAGCCGACTATGGCTTTGTTCAATTTGACAGTGATGAACCTTGTCGAGCAGCTATTGAGGAGATGAATGGCTATGAAGTGCTTGGACTGAGGCTGCGTGTGGACCCTTATTATCTAGACCCtgagaagaaaatttttgagCTGGACAGTGCAAAACCCTGTGATGGTTATTCACAAGATGCAGCTGACGTGGTTTGTGCTGTTCGGAATGTGCTTGCTCAACAGATAAACACGGGTGCAAGCAAG GCAGCCTCATGTAGTAAgagagaaaaggtgaaaaag ATGGAACATGGAAGAAACCACTTTAAAGAAATTAGAAGAAGAGTTGAGTTGGAGGGTTCAAAATAA
- the LOC113697010 gene encoding uncharacterized protein, whose amino-acid sequence MAAKPLLIFTITACILRNVAVSSPNSTLTAAHAELLEYGFPVGLLPANLQAYDLNRTSGDFVLKLDDTCRITLPPDNYLATYSKKVTGKIVENRIAGLDGIGVRAFFRWWRISGIRSNGQDLTFEVGYITKSFPSKDFDESLECEGKRSSS is encoded by the coding sequence ATGGCCGCGAAACCTCTCTTGATCTTCACCATTACCGCCTGCATCCTCCGCAACGTCGCCGTTTCCTCGCCAAACTCCACTTTAACCGCTGCACACGCGGAGCTACTCGAGTATGGCTTCCCCGTAGGCTTACTCCCTGCCAACCTCCAAGCCTACGATCTCAACCGTACTTCGGGAGACTTCGTGCTGAAGCTAGACGACACGTGTCGCATAACGCTGCCTCCGGACAACTACTTGGCTACCTACTCCAAAAAAGTCACTGGTAAAATTGTAGAGAATCGTATTGCTGGGCTTGATGGAATTGGTGTTAGGGCTTTTTTTAGGTGGTGGCGGATTAGTGGAATCAGATCCAACGGTCAGGATTTGACCTTTGAGGTTGGCTACATCACCAAAAGTTTTCCATCTAAGGATTTCGATGAAAGTCTTGAATGTGAAGGCAAGCGTTCTTCTTCTTAA
- the LOC113697008 gene encoding polyadenylate-binding protein 8-like isoform X1 has translation MTGLRSSGSGLPALYVWTLADTVTVPDVHRLFLVCVAIRTEIFCDSIIGRYALVSFAKKEHADLAMNKLASATLHGRPIQMMDCHPCTKMSGLVPDTLFVRNLPDRADIELLEYLFFKYGKIWYINIPRRPDGQSADYGFVQFDSDEPCRAAIEEMNGYEVLGLRLRVDPYYLDPEKKIFELDSAKPCDGYSQDAADVVCAVRNVLAQQINTGASKAASCSKREKVKKGKLLPQIAKVDAAGAFTDCGTDALPPMGNVLIEELSSHVADRLASLPLTDSMFS, from the exons ATGACTGGTCTTCGATCGTCTGGTTCAGGGCTGCCGGCGCTTTATGTTTGGACTTTGGCCGATACCGTGACGGTACCGGATGTTCATCGCCTCTTCCTCGTGTGTGTCGCGATTAGGACTGAGATTTTCTGTGACTCCATAATTGGCCGCTATGCCCTGGTTTCCTTTGCGAAGAAAGAACATG CTGATTTGGCAATGAACAAGCTGGCCTCTGCTACCCTCCACGGAAGGCCTATCCAAATGATGGATTGTCATCCATGTACTAAAATGTCTGGGCTGGTTCCTGACACGTTGTTTGTGAGG AACTTGCCAGACAGGGCTGACATTGAACTTTTGGAATACCTATTTTTCAAATACGGAAAGATTTGGTATATCAATATCCCAAGACGTCCTGATGGTCAATCAGCCGACTATGGCTTTGTTCAATTTGACAGTGATGAACCTTGTCGAGCAGCTATTGAGGAGATGAATGGCTATGAAGTGCTTGGACTGAGGCTGCGTGTGGACCCTTATTATCTAGACCCtgagaagaaaatttttgagCTGGACAGTGCAAAACCCTGTGATGGTTATTCACAAGATGCAGCTGACGTGGTTTGTGCTGTTCGGAATGTGCTTGCTCAACAGATAAACACGGGTGCAAGCAAG GCAGCCTCATGTAGTAAgagagaaaaggtgaaaaag GGAAAATTGCTGCCGCAGATTGCGAAAGTGGATGCTGCTGGTGCGTTTACTGATTGTGGGACAGATGCATTGCCGCCCATGGGGAATGTTTTGATTGAAGAGCTTTCAAGCCATGTTGCTGATCGGTTGGCATCATTACCCTTGACTGATAGCATGTTTTCCTAA